The DNA window TTTTTCGGCGCGGTTCAATTCCAGCTTGGCCAGTTCGGCCTTGGCGCGCGCCGAGCCGGCGGCAGCTTCGGCGCGGTTGGCTTCAGCCTGATACGGGCGCGCATCGATGACGAACAAGACGTCGCCTTTCTTGACCTGGCTGCCCGGCTTGAAGTTGATCGCGGTGATGAAGCCCCCGACGCGCGGACGGATTTGCACCTGTTCGACCGCCTCCAGGCGACCCGAGAACTCCTGGGTCTCGGTGATGGTTTTCTCGACCACGGTAGCCGCCGAAATCGGTGGCCCGCCGCCCGCCGCCGCAGGCGATTCCGTCTTGCCCGTCGCGTCGTCGCAACCAGTTAGGCCGAAAGCGGCCAGTCCCGCCAGCGCCATAGCGGCGGCCAGCGGCCGGGCTACAGCGGTGAATTGTTTAATGTTTTTCATTTTTATCCCTTTGTGCATGAAAATAATTAATAGAAATGGCGGCACCGGCTGCCTCAACGAAAATCGAGAAAACACGGTACTAGCGCCCCGCCGGCAAGCCATTGGGGACGTGACTACAGATACTGCAAATGGTTAGGGTGCTGTCCCTAGTGCGCTATGAAGCTGGCGGCGTCTCGGACCGTTCCAGGTTAGTGACAAAGCTGGCGATTTCTCCAAGGGCTGCGCATTTACACGCGCAGTCGTTGCGGGCGCCCGGATCTTGCAGAGGCTGCGGCGCCATTCTGATGACGGTGGTTTTGACACCGCACGAAATCAGCTTGGCGCCGTACTGTTCCGCCTCGTCGCGCAGGGGATCGTCCTCGGACGACAGGATTAGCGCGGGGGGCAGGTTTTTCAAACGGCTCGATTGCAGCGGCGACGCATAAGGGTGCGTGCGGTCGGCGGCGTTGGGCAGGTAGCCGCGGTAGGCCGCCGCGCAGGCGTCGGCCACGTCCAGCAGCTCCGGCGCCTGCTGCATCTCGCGCATCGAGCAGGTGGTCAGGCCCGGGTCCAGCATCGGCATGATCAGGATCTGGCCGGCCAGCGCAGGACCGCCACGGTCGCGCGACATCAGCGCGCACACCGCCGCCAGATTGGCGCCGGCCTCAATACCGGCCACCATCAGCTGCTTGCCGGTCCAGCCGATTTTGCCCTTGTTCTTTTTGGCCCAGGTCAGCACGGCGTGGGCGTCTTCCACCGCCGCCGGGAACGGGCGCACGCATGCCAGGGTATAACCGGAGGCCAGCACCGCCATGCCGGGATGGTCGTCGGCCAGGTGGCGCAGGAAGCTGTCCGCGTCTTCCAGATCGCCGCCGACGAAGCCGCCGGCGTGGAAGAACACCGTCAGCGTATCGCGCTTGGCGGCGTCGCCGCTGGTGTACAGGCGCGCAGGCAGCGGGCCTTCGGCGCCGCGCACTTCCAGGCTGCGGATCTTCAGACGATCCGACAACTCCGGCAGCGCTTCGTCCTGTGGCTTGATGGTCACTGCTGCACCGTGCCAGTCGCGTCGGCCGACATCAGCGACGTGTCGGCGCAAGCCAGCACGTCGCCGCTGGCCACTTCGGTCAGGGCACGAACGCCGCTCACTTCGGCCTTGGCCGTCTGCAAGTAGGCATCGGTATAGACGACGCCCGCCAGCGCGACCGATGTCAGCGCGATCGCAACCGTTGCAAAAATTCCGTCCCGATATTTCATGATGATTCCCTCCCAGCGTGGTGTAACAACTTGCCTCTGCCCCGGAACAGCCCATGCTTTCCTTGGTGCAGTACAGCAATCTTAAACTTGTTCTACAATCCGATAAATAGCCTAAAGTTGAATTGATTGTTCAGGATTCGGAACAATGGAGCGAATAGATGAATAAACTGCAAGCGATGGAAGTGTTCGTGAACGTGGTCGACTCCGGCGGCTTCACGCGCGCGGCCGAAATCATGCAACTGCCGAAGGCCACGGTCTCGACCCTGATCCAGTCGCTGGAGGCGTCGCTGGCGGTCAAGCTGCTGCACCGGACCACGCGCCACGTCAGCGTCACGGCCGACGGCGCCGCCTATTACGAGCGCTGCCTGCGCATTTTATCGGACGTGCGCGACGCCGAGGAATCGCTGTCGCGCACACGATTGAGCCCCAGCGGAAGGCTGCGGGTCGACGTCCCCACGGGGCTTGCCGCCAGCGTGCTGGTTCCAGCGCTACCCGACTTCTTCACCCGCTACCCGGACATCCAGATGGAGATGGGCTGCAGCGACCGCGCCGTCGATCTGGTTGAGGAAGGCGTCGACTGCGCGGTGCGGGCCGGCCAGTTGGTCGATTCGAGCCTGATCGCGCGGCGCGTCGGCATCCTGCACTTCGTCACCTGCGCGGTGCCGTCGTATCTGGACCGATACGGCCGCCCTGCCCACCCGGACGAATTGACGCGCCACCTGTGCGTTAACTATTTTTCATCGAAGACCGGTAAAATCGTCGACTGGGACTTTTCGCGCGGCGCCGAACGGGTGCAGGTCGCCCTGCCCGGCCACATCGCCCTGAACGACACCACCGCCTACACGGCGGCGGGGCTGGCGGGGCTGGGCATTGTGCAGATGCCGAATTTTTTGCTCGAGCCGCTGCTCGCCGACGGCACCTTCGAACAGGTGCTGCCGGAATGGAGCTCCGACTCGATACCGGTGCACTTGGTCTACCCGCAAAACCGCCACCTGTCGGCCAAGGTGCGGGTGTTCGTGGAATGGGTCGCCGAACTGTTCTCCAATCATCCAGGCATGCGCCTGCCGAAAGCACCACCACCGGCGGCGCGCGCCACATCCTATGAGGTAGCCCTATGACCGACTCAGTGCCCGACACCCACCGCATCGTATTCCTCGACCGCGACAGCGTCATCGCCAACGTCCGCAAGCCGTCCTTCGCGCACGAATGGAGCGAGTACCCGGCCACCAAGGCGGCCGACGCGATGCAGCGGCTGCGCGACGCGCGCGCCACCATCGCCATCACCAACAAGGTACCGCTGCGCGCCGACGACCTGGCGCAGCTGCCGGACCTGAAGATGATCGCGGTGGCCGCCACCGGCACCGACATCGTCGACCTGCAGGCCTGCCGCGAGCGCGACATCGTCGTCTCCAACATCCGCAACTACGCGGTGCACACGCTGCCCGAGCACACCTTCGCGCTGATCCTGGCGCTGCGCCGCCAGCTGGTGGCCTACCGTGAGGACATCGAAGCGGGCCTGTGGCAAAAGTCGGAGCGATTCTGCCTGTTCGGGCATCCGATCTCCGACCTGGCAGGCAGCCGTTTGGGCCTTGCAGGCTATGGCGCGCTGGGGAAATCGGTGGCGCAGATCGCCCGCGCATTCGGCATGGAGGTGGTGGTGTTCAACCGCTCGCCGGTGACGGACGAAGGCATCAAGCAGGTGTCGTGGGACGAGCTGCTGGAGACCTCGGATGTCCTCAGCCTGCACCTGCCGCTCAACGACAAGACGCGCAACATCATCTGTGCGAAGGAATTGATACGCATGAAAAGCTCGGCGCTGCTGATCAACACTGCACGCGGCGGCCTGGTGGACGAAGTGGCGCTGGCCGACGCGCTGCGCGCCGGCGTGATCGCGGGCGCCGGGTTCGACGTCCTGGTAAAGGAACCGCCGCCGCAGGACAACGTGCTGCTCAACCTGCGGCTGCCGAACTTCATCCTCACGCCGCATTCGGCATGGGCCAGTTCGCAAGCGATGCAGGTGTTGGCCGATCAACTGATCGACAACATCGAAGCATGGCAGTCCGGAACGCCCAATAACGTAATGGGCTAAAACCACGTCCCATGAAAATATCTAAGGATGCCACTTCTGATGAATCAAACTTTCACAATTTCGGTGCCGCACCTTCGCACAGACCGGCTTACGCTTCGGGAGTATCGTGTTGAAGACTTCGCGTTATTTGCAGACCATTTGTCGAATGCTGAAAGCTCAGCTCATTTAGGCTCGGCAGACCGCGCGACCGCTTGGCGTATCTTCAGTTCGCATGCTGGATTCTGGCTGCTCAGTGGGGCTGGTTGGTGGTCGATAGAGGATCGGCAAACGGGGCAGCTGGTTGGGAACGTTGGTGCTTTCTTCCGCGACGAATCAACTGTGATCGAGATGGGGTGGAATACTTATCGGGCATTCTGGGGAAAAGGCATTGCGAACGAGGCTGCCGCGGCAGTCTTGAATTATGCGTTCGAGGTGCGACGTGAGCCGAAGGTTCGGGCACTGATCGCTTCCGGGAATGAATCCTCGCGCCGCGTGGCCGAGCGCCTGGGAATGACGTACGAAATGGAAACTGAGCTGAATGGCAAGAGAATCAATAGTTACACGCGCCAGCGTACTTGAAGCTGCCGCGATCAGCGACATGCCGATTTCCGCTTTCGGCCAAAAGCAGTCCCTCAAGACAGATTTTTAGGAAGGCCTACCGATGGCAAACGATGAGCCATTTTCGACAGCGGAACTCTTTGAATATCACAAAGCAACAGGCTGTCCCGTAGTGAAGGCAAGGTCAGAGCTTCTTTTGATGGAACCTGAGTTACGGTCAAGGGTATTTAAGGCTGCGCGGGAACAATGTCCCAAGTGGGGCGGGTTACGCGACCCAATCGAAAATGACCCAGCGACGCGTGAAATGGTTAGCAACGCAGCAAAGGCGGCGGAAATGCTCGCAGCCGAGACCTCTGGGCGCGGGCGCGGCCATCGTATATGGTTGGAGCAGAAACGTCTCTTGGCTGCACAAGGAATTACCTGGTTTTCTCCAGCGGATATGAATCCTGGAATTGTCTTTGATTAATTCGCTCACGTATGACCGCTTCGGGCGACTGCTGGCGTCGCCCTTGTTCCTAAGCATCCATTTGCTCGGCCATTTCGAGAGCGTCATCGACTTCGATACCCAGATCTCGTACGGTGCTCTTGCTGTCGATGGCCAAGTTGAAGAGTGCCAAGTCCCAGGCCCTGCTGGAGATTTCCAAGCAAACGCGAATTGCCCAGATTTCCCTGACACGCAGCGGCGCTTTTTGCCCAACCAACTTGCCCTTGTTTCACGGACGTAGCTGACTAAAATCTTTCAATTGATTTGTTCCTCGCAGCGAGCACGCTGCGATGAGTCGTGCGGCCCTTCTGCCGCAAGTAGGTCCGCGATTGCATAGTAGCCATACAGAAGCGCCAGCGCATGTGGCGTCAAGCCCGCATGCGAGACCAGATCGCGCCTCGCCCCGGCATCGACCAGTGCACGCGCCGCATCGGCGTGACCGTGCCAGACCGCGTCGTGCAAGGCGCTCAGGCCATTGTAGTCACCCTGCGCGTCGATCTCGGCCGCGTGCCCATCGGCATCTGGTCTTGTCAGGACGCGCACCACCTCGGCGTGCCCGAAGTACGCCGCTTCATGCACAACCGTGGCCTTCATCGGCCCACAGGTCATTCGCGCGTCGGCGCCTGCATCGAGCAGCCTGC is part of the Oxalobacteraceae bacterium OTU3CAMAD1 genome and encodes:
- a CDS encoding alpha/beta hydrolase, producing MTIKPQDEALPELSDRLKIRSLEVRGAEGPLPARLYTSGDAAKRDTLTVFFHAGGFVGGDLEDADSFLRHLADDHPGMAVLASGYTLACVRPFPAAVEDAHAVLTWAKKNKGKIGWTGKQLMVAGIEAGANLAAVCALMSRDRGGPALAGQILIMPMLDPGLTTCSMREMQQAPELLDVADACAAAYRGYLPNAADRTHPYASPLQSSRLKNLPPALILSSEDDPLRDEAEQYGAKLISCGVKTTVIRMAPQPLQDPGARNDCACKCAALGEIASFVTNLERSETPPAS
- a CDS encoding LysR substrate-binding domain-containing protein, which encodes MNKLQAMEVFVNVVDSGGFTRAAEIMQLPKATVSTLIQSLEASLAVKLLHRTTRHVSVTADGAAYYERCLRILSDVRDAEESLSRTRLSPSGRLRVDVPTGLAASVLVPALPDFFTRYPDIQMEMGCSDRAVDLVEEGVDCAVRAGQLVDSSLIARRVGILHFVTCAVPSYLDRYGRPAHPDELTRHLCVNYFSSKTGKIVDWDFSRGAERVQVALPGHIALNDTTAYTAAGLAGLGIVQMPNFLLEPLLADGTFEQVLPEWSSDSIPVHLVYPQNRHLSAKVRVFVEWVAELFSNHPGMRLPKAPPPAARATSYEVAL
- a CDS encoding D-2-hydroxyacid dehydrogenase, whose translation is MTDSVPDTHRIVFLDRDSVIANVRKPSFAHEWSEYPATKAADAMQRLRDARATIAITNKVPLRADDLAQLPDLKMIAVAATGTDIVDLQACRERDIVVSNIRNYAVHTLPEHTFALILALRRQLVAYREDIEAGLWQKSERFCLFGHPISDLAGSRLGLAGYGALGKSVAQIARAFGMEVVVFNRSPVTDEGIKQVSWDELLETSDVLSLHLPLNDKTRNIICAKELIRMKSSALLINTARGGLVDEVALADALRAGVIAGAGFDVLVKEPPPQDNVLLNLRLPNFILTPHSAWASSQAMQVLADQLIDNIEAWQSGTPNNVMG
- a CDS encoding GNAT family N-acetyltransferase, whose product is MNQTFTISVPHLRTDRLTLREYRVEDFALFADHLSNAESSAHLGSADRATAWRIFSSHAGFWLLSGAGWWSIEDRQTGQLVGNVGAFFRDESTVIEMGWNTYRAFWGKGIANEAAAAVLNYAFEVRREPKVRALIASGNESSRRVAERLGMTYEMETELNGKRINSYTRQRT